In a single window of the Gossypium hirsutum isolate 1008001.06 chromosome D02, Gossypium_hirsutum_v2.1, whole genome shotgun sequence genome:
- the LOC107909666 gene encoding 2-methylene-furan-3-one reductase, producing the protein MKATLPTPHLRSFPSPTPLSFKLSFAFPETRRKSLSISSTPKGTPSPSLAYVPLRVTASSQAASAPTVNLTAIPTEMKAWVYGEYGGVDVLKLDEKVSVPEVKEDEVLIKVAAAALNPVDAKRRQGKFKATDSPLPTVPGYDVAGVVVKVGSQVKELKEGDEVYGNINEKALEGPRQFGSLAQYTTVEEKLLALKPKNLDFAQAAGLPLAIETAYEGLERTGFSSGKSILVLNGSGGVGSLVIQLAKQVFGASKVAATSSTGKLELLKSLGVDLAIDYIKENFEDLPEKFDVVFDAIGQCDRAVKAVKEGGSVVALTGAVTPPGFRFVVTSKGEVLKKLNPYLESGKVKPVVDPRGPFPFTQVDEAFSYIETNRATGKVVIHPIP; encoded by the exons atgaaagccaCACTTCCCACACCCCATCTCCGGTCGTTCCCTTCTCCAACCCCACTTTCTTTCAAACTCTCCTTCGCATTCCCTGAAACCAGAAGGAAATCACTAAGCATCAGCTCTACTCCGAAGGGAACACCATCTCCTTCTTTGGCTTACGTGCCACTGAGGGTGACTGCCAGTTCTCAAGCCGCTTCTGCACCTACTGTCAATTTGACGGCAATTCCCACCGAAATGAAGGCTTGGGTGTACGGGGAATATGGAGGTGTTGATGTGTTGAAGTTGGATGAGAAAGTGAGCGTTCCAGAAGTGAAGGAAGATGAGGTTTTGATAAAAGTGGCTGCTGCTGCCCTTAACCCCGTTGATGCCAAGCGAAGGCAGGGCAAGTTTAAGGCTACCGATTCTCCTCTTCCG ACTGTTCCAGGCTATGATGTAGCTGGTGTGGTGGTGAAAGTTGGAAGTCAAGTGAAGGAGCTAAAGGAAGGAGATGAAGTGTATGGAAACATAAATGAGAAAGCATTAGAAGGGCCGAGACAGTTCGGTTCCCTTGCTCAGTACACTACTGTTGAAGAGAAGCTATTGGCTTTAAAGCCCAAGAATCTAGATTTTGCCCAAGCTGCTGGTCTCCCTCTTGCTATCGAAACCGCCTACGAGGGTCTTGAGCGGACCGGCTTTTCATCCGGGAAATCCATCCTTGTTTTGAATGGTTCTGGTGGTGTTGGAAGCTTAGTTATTCAG CTAGCAAAACAAGTATTCGGTGCTTCAAAAGTTGCAGCCACTTCCAGTACTGGAAAACTGGAGTTACTGAAGAGCTTAGGTGTCGATTTGGCTATTGATTACATAAAGGAGAACTTTGAAGATTTGCCAGAAAAATTCGATGTGGTCTTTGATGCCATTG GACAATGTGATAGGGCTGTGAAGGCAGTGAAAGAAGGCGGCAGCGTCGTGGCCTTAACCGGTGCTGTCACACCGCCCGGTTTTAGGTTTGTTGTTACTTCTAAGGGAGAGGTTCTCAAGAAGCTAAATCCGTATTTAGAAAGTGGGAAAGTGAAACCGGTTGTTGATCCCCGGGGACCATTCCCATTTACTCAAGTTGATGAGGCTTTCTCATACATTGAAACAAATCGAGCGACCGGAAAGGTAGTTATACACCCAATTCCATAA